One window of the Rhodothermales bacterium genome contains the following:
- a CDS encoding type II toxin-antitoxin system HipA family toxin, translated as MMGTLAEVRLWGTTIGAVFMEDVERVASFEYASGFLRSGIGLSPVHMPLREGVFRFPELDSGAFHGLPGMLADSLPDRYGHALINAWLAQQGRPPESFNAVERLCYVGRRGMGALEYEPSVGPDASESHVIQVGALVELAGRVIRERGRLDTRLDVGEDAIRDILRVGTSAGGARAKALIAWNPETDDVRSGQAHPGDGFTHWILKFDGVTGDARIEVGQSAGYGAIEYAYSVMARRAGVAMPETRLFEEGGRRHFMARRFDRTDDGDKLHMQSLGALLHFDYNLAGAHGYEQALQLIRRLGMGMDAVEEQFRRMVFNIVTRNQDDHVKNIAFLMDRKGKWSLSPAFDITWSYNPEGDWTSRHQMSVNGKRDDFLTADLEAVAEGAAMKRGRWREILHEVVEATTTWNDIACDAGIPESDAAAIARTFRTAW; from the coding sequence GAAGTGCGATTGTGGGGCACCACGATCGGCGCCGTGTTCATGGAGGATGTAGAACGCGTTGCGTCGTTCGAGTATGCCTCCGGTTTCCTGCGAAGCGGGATCGGGTTGTCGCCCGTGCACATGCCGCTCCGGGAAGGCGTATTCCGTTTCCCGGAACTGGACAGCGGGGCGTTCCACGGATTGCCCGGAATGCTGGCCGACTCACTGCCGGACCGGTACGGGCACGCGCTCATCAACGCCTGGCTGGCTCAACAGGGGAGGCCCCCCGAATCGTTCAACGCCGTCGAACGCTTGTGTTATGTAGGCCGGCGCGGGATGGGTGCACTGGAATATGAGCCGTCCGTGGGGCCTGACGCGTCCGAATCGCACGTCATCCAGGTAGGCGCGCTGGTCGAATTGGCCGGGCGCGTTATCCGGGAACGGGGGCGTCTCGACACCCGATTGGATGTCGGAGAGGATGCCATTCGGGACATCCTTCGCGTAGGAACCTCCGCCGGTGGGGCGCGGGCCAAGGCACTGATTGCCTGGAATCCGGAGACGGATGACGTTCGATCGGGCCAGGCGCATCCCGGGGACGGTTTCACCCACTGGATACTGAAGTTTGACGGCGTGACGGGGGATGCACGGATTGAGGTGGGGCAAAGCGCCGGATACGGAGCGATAGAGTATGCGTACTCGGTCATGGCCCGACGCGCCGGTGTGGCCATGCCGGAGACGCGTCTGTTCGAAGAAGGCGGTCGGCGCCATTTTATGGCACGCCGCTTCGACCGCACGGACGACGGCGACAAACTCCACATGCAATCACTTGGCGCACTCCTGCATTTCGATTACAATCTGGCGGGCGCGCACGGGTATGAGCAGGCCCTGCAACTCATCCGCCGATTGGGAATGGGTATGGATGCGGTGGAGGAGCAGTTCAGGCGCATGGTGTTCAATATCGTTACGCGCAACCAGGATGACCACGTCAAGAATATTGCCTTTCTGATGGACCGGAAGGGGAAATGGTCGCTGTCGCCTGCCTTCGATATCACGTGGAGCTATAACCCGGAGGGCGATTGGACGAGCCGCCACCAGATGTCCGTGAACGGCAAGCGGGACGACTTCCTGACAGCCGATCTGGAAGCCGTCGCCGAGGGAGCCGCCATGAAGCGGGGACGGTGGCGCGAAATCCTGCATGAGGTCGTGGAAGCGACAACCACA